A region from the Bos indicus x Bos taurus breed Angus x Brahman F1 hybrid chromosome 9, Bos_hybrid_MaternalHap_v2.0, whole genome shotgun sequence genome encodes:
- the HTR1E gene encoding 5-hydroxytryptamine receptor 1E has product MNITNCTPEASVAVRPKTITEKMLISMTLVIITTLTMLLNSAVIMAICTTKKLHQPANYLICSLAVTDLLVAVLVMPLSIMYIVMDSWKLGYFICEVWLSVDMTCCTCSILHLCVIALDRYWAITNAIEYARKRTAKRAGLMILTVWTISIFISMPPLFWRSHRRLSPPPSQCTIRHDHVIYTIYSTLGAFYIPLTLILILYYRIYHAAKSLYQKRGSSRHLSNRSTDSQNSFASCKLTQTFCVSDFSTSDPTTEFEKIHTSIRIPPFDNDLDYPGERQQISSTRERKAARILGLILGAFILSWLPFFIKELIVGLSTYAVSSEVADFLTWLGYVNSLINPLLYTSFNEDFKLAFKKLIRCREHT; this is encoded by the coding sequence ATGAACATCACTAACTGTACCCCGGAAGCCAGTGTGGCTGTGAGACCCAAGACCATTACGGAGAAGATGCTCATTTCTATGACTCTGGTGATCATCACCACCCTGACCATGCTGCTAAACTCCGCCGTGATCATGGCCATCTGCACCACCAAGAAGCTCCACCAGCCTGCCAACTACCTGATCTGTTCTCTAGCCGTGACGGATCTCCTGGTGGCTGTGCTTGTCATGCCCTTGAGCATCATGTACATTGTCATGGACAGCTGGAAGCTGGGGTACTTCATCTGCGAGGTGTGGCTGAGTGTGGATATGACCTGCTGCACCTGCTCCATCCTTCATCTCTGTGTGATCGCCCTGGACAGGTACTGGGCCATCACCAATGCTATCGAGTACGCCAGGAAGAGGACTGCCAAGAGGGCCGGGCTGATGATCCTCACGGTCTGGACCAtctccatcttcatctccatGCCCCCTCTGTTCTGGAGGAGCCACCGCAGACTCAGCCCGCCCCCCAGTCAGTGCACCATCCGGCACGACCACGTCATCTACACCATCTACTCCACACTTGGGGCATTCTACATTCCCTTGACTTTGATACTGATTCTCTATTACCGGATTTACCATGCAGCCAAGAGCCTTTACCAGAAAAGAGGTTCAAGCCGGCATTTAAGCAACAGAAGCACAGATAGCCAAAATTCGTTCGCCAGTTGCAAACTGACACAGACGTTCTGTGTGTCTGACTTCTCCACCTCAGACCCTACCACAGAGTTTGAGAAGATCCACACCTCCATTAGGATTCCTCCCTTTGACAATGACCTAGATTACCCAGGAGAACGCCAACAAATCTCCAGCACCAGGGAGCGCAAGGCAGCACGAATCCTGGGTCTGATTTTGGGTGCGTTCATCTTATCCTGGCTGCCATTCTTCATCAAAGAGTTGATCGTAGGTCTGAGCACCTATGCTGTGTCCTCCGAAGTGGCTGATTTTTTGACCTGGCTTGGTTATGTGAATTCTCTGATCAACCCTCTGCTCTACACAAgtttcaatgaagactttaaactggcttttaaaaagcttattCGGTGCCGAGAACATACTTAG